In the Diprion similis isolate iyDipSimi1 chromosome 2, iyDipSimi1.1, whole genome shotgun sequence genome, one interval contains:
- the LOC124416274 gene encoding uncharacterized protein LOC124416274 yields MHVHSAVCAAELDADFLMRSTAGRKASNADFKRIGKAAGKPESDDNMLLKKSRVGQTARSQYGTGIYLLEETRTEMGESSRLRGYRTMLMLLLLLLSCFYRLENLWKNTGNR; encoded by the exons ATGCATGTGCATAGTGCAGTGTGCGCAGCTGAGCTCGACGCTGATTTCCTCATGCGTTCCACTGCTGGCAGGAAGGCAAGCAACGCCGATTTCAAACGGATTGGAAAGGCTGCCGGTAAGCCGGAATCTGACGATAATATGTTGCTGAAGAAATCCCGCGTCGGGCAGACAGCAAGGAGCCAATACGGG ACGGGGATATATTTATTGGAGGAGACGAGAACCGAGATGGGAGAGTCGAGCCGCCTGCGAGGTTATCGCacgatgctgatgctgctgctgctgctgctgagcTGCTTCTACCGCCTCGAAAATCTATGGAAGAATACGGGGAATCGTTGa